The following proteins are encoded in a genomic region of Catellatospora sp. TT07R-123:
- a CDS encoding FAD-dependent oxidoreductase — MARYDVVVIGSGFGGSVAALRLAEKGYSVAVLEAGRRFADRDFPKTSWRVRRFLWAPALGCYGIQRITLLRPDRGERGAGVLVLSGAGVGGGSLVYANTLYRPLPDFYADPQWRDITDWQAELAPHYDTAEQMLGVVTYDRTTPADEQFRQVAERMGVGETFHATPVGVFLGMPGTTVPDPYFGGRGPARAGCLHCGECMTGCRHNAKNTLVKNYLWLAEQAGAQVFPMTTVTAVRPREGGGYTVETARTGALVAKRRRSPAGAVIEADQVVFAAGALGTQRLLHAMKEKGVLPRLSDRLGALTRTNSESLVGATMLPGDARRRKPRFTEGVAITSSFHPDARTHIEPVRYGKGSNAMGLLQSALTDGGPGRGRRWLREMLRWPLPYLRAMSVRGWSARTIIALVMQSLDNSLTVRWRRGGLRSTLGHGAPNPTWIPAGNEAVRLLAEQIGGLPGGALPEVLDIPLTAHILGGAVIGADAGSGVVDPYHRVFGHPGLHIVDGAAVCANLGVNPSLTITAQAERAMAAWPAKGEADRRPAPGEPYRKITAA; from the coding sequence ATGGCTCGCTACGACGTGGTGGTGATCGGGTCCGGGTTCGGTGGGAGTGTCGCCGCGCTCCGGCTCGCGGAGAAGGGGTACTCGGTCGCCGTGCTGGAGGCGGGGCGCCGCTTCGCCGACCGCGACTTCCCCAAGACGAGCTGGCGGGTGCGGCGGTTCCTGTGGGCGCCCGCGCTGGGCTGCTACGGCATCCAGCGGATCACGCTGCTGCGCCCGGACCGGGGTGAGCGCGGCGCGGGCGTGCTGGTGCTGTCCGGCGCCGGGGTCGGCGGCGGTTCGCTGGTGTACGCCAACACGCTGTACCGCCCGCTGCCCGACTTCTACGCCGACCCGCAGTGGCGCGACATCACCGACTGGCAGGCCGAACTGGCCCCGCACTACGACACCGCCGAGCAGATGCTGGGCGTGGTCACCTATGACCGGACCACCCCGGCCGACGAGCAGTTCCGGCAGGTCGCCGAGCGGATGGGCGTGGGGGAGACCTTCCACGCGACCCCGGTCGGCGTGTTCCTCGGGATGCCGGGCACGACGGTGCCGGACCCGTACTTCGGCGGGCGGGGCCCGGCGCGGGCGGGCTGCCTGCACTGCGGCGAGTGCATGACCGGTTGCCGCCACAACGCCAAGAACACCCTGGTCAAGAACTACCTGTGGCTGGCCGAGCAGGCGGGTGCGCAGGTCTTCCCGATGACGACGGTGACCGCGGTGCGCCCGCGCGAGGGCGGCGGCTACACCGTCGAGACGGCGCGGACCGGGGCGCTGGTCGCGAAGCGGCGGCGCTCGCCCGCCGGGGCGGTGATCGAGGCCGACCAGGTCGTGTTCGCGGCGGGTGCGCTGGGCACGCAGCGGCTGCTGCACGCGATGAAGGAGAAGGGCGTGCTGCCCCGGCTGTCGGACCGGCTCGGGGCGCTGACCCGTACCAACTCGGAGTCGCTGGTGGGGGCGACGATGCTGCCCGGCGACGCGCGCCGGCGCAAGCCGCGCTTCACCGAGGGTGTGGCGATCACCAGCTCGTTCCACCCGGACGCGCGTACGCACATCGAGCCGGTGCGCTACGGCAAGGGCTCGAACGCGATGGGCCTGCTCCAGTCGGCGCTGACCGACGGCGGCCCGGGGCGGGGGCGGCGCTGGCTGCGGGAGATGCTGCGCTGGCCGCTGCCGTACCTGCGGGCGATGTCGGTGCGGGGCTGGTCGGCCCGGACCATCATCGCCCTGGTCATGCAGTCGCTGGACAACTCGCTGACGGTGCGCTGGCGCCGCGGCGGCCTGCGGTCGACGCTCGGGCACGGGGCGCCGAACCCGACCTGGATCCCGGCGGGCAACGAGGCGGTGCGGCTGCTGGCCGAGCAGATCGGCGGGCTGCCGGGCGGGGCGCTGCCGGAGGTGCTGGACATCCCGCTGACCGCGCACATCCTGGGCGGGGCGGTGATCGGCGCGGACGCGGGCAGCGGCGTCGTGGACCCGTACCACCGCGTGTTCGGGCATCCGGGGCTGCATATCGTCGACGGCGCCGCCGTCTGCGCGAACCTGGGTGTGAACCCGTCGCTGACGATCACGGCGCAGGCCGAGCGGGCGATGGCGGCGTGGCCGGCCAAGGGTGAGGCGGACCGGCGGCCGGCGCCGGGGGAACCGTACCGAAAAATTACCGCCGCGTGA
- a CDS encoding DUF3152 domain-containing protein, with protein MGRMTTRARIATVALTVSLLAAGCGGGEKPVFEAAASPSPVTEAASPSAPPSAEPSPSPSVKPSPSVKPIKNGNVLRHGAGTFRTAPGGTDVVGTAGTLRTYYVQVENGITTFDPDGFAAAVDTILADPHSWIASKKWRFKRVTAGVTPDFYIKLATPDTMDRMCGTAGLDTAGIFSCQYGNYVMINLYRWTNGATGFTDLSVYRNMVVNHETGHYLGHGHVFCSGAGKLAPVMQQQTKSLQGCKANPFPYPDGVHYVG; from the coding sequence ATGGGGAGGATGACGACGCGGGCTCGCATTGCGACGGTCGCGCTGACGGTGTCACTGCTGGCCGCGGGCTGCGGTGGCGGGGAGAAGCCGGTGTTCGAGGCCGCTGCGTCGCCGTCGCCGGTGACGGAGGCGGCTTCGCCGTCGGCACCGCCCTCCGCCGAGCCGTCGCCGTCGCCGTCGGTCAAGCCGTCGCCGTCGGTGAAGCCGATCAAGAACGGCAACGTGCTGCGGCACGGCGCGGGCACGTTCCGCACCGCGCCCGGCGGCACCGACGTGGTCGGCACCGCGGGCACGCTGCGGACCTACTACGTGCAGGTGGAGAACGGGATCACCACGTTCGACCCGGACGGCTTCGCCGCGGCGGTCGACACGATCCTGGCCGATCCGCACAGCTGGATCGCGTCCAAGAAGTGGCGGTTCAAGCGGGTCACCGCGGGCGTGACGCCCGACTTCTACATCAAGCTGGCCACCCCGGACACCATGGACCGGATGTGCGGCACCGCCGGGCTGGACACCGCGGGCATCTTCTCCTGCCAGTACGGCAACTATGTCATGATCAATCTGTACCGCTGGACCAACGGCGCGACCGGGTTCACCGACCTGAGCGTGTACCGCAACATGGTGGTCAACCATGAGACAGGTCACTATCTCGGCCACGGCCACGTGTTCTGCTCCGGAGCGGGCAAGCTGGCGCCGGTGATGCAGCAGCAGACCAAGTCCTTGCAGGGCTGCAAGGCCAATCCGTTCCCGTACCCCGACGGGGTCCACTACGTGGGTTGA
- the guaA gene encoding glutamine-hydrolyzing GMP synthase: protein MTTPRPVLVVDFGAQYAQLIARRVREARVYSEIVPHSMSVDEMMRRNPAAIILSGGPSSVYEPGAPQVDPALFAAGVPVFGICYGFQAMAAALGGTVSHTGLREFGGTSVEAQPDAGVLFAGLPARQDVWMSHGDCVSVAPAGFTVTAASAGAPVAAFEDTSRGFAGVQFHPEVAHTPYGQRLLERFLHEVAGIEPAWTMGNIIDDQVAAIRAQVGDAEVICGLSGGVDSAVAAALVHKAVGDQLTCVFVDHGLLRAGEAEQVERDYVAATGIKLKVVDAADRFLGALAGVTDPETKRKIIGREFIRVFEAAAREVAAGGDVRFLVQGTLYPDVVESGGGTGTANIKSHHNVGGLPDDLKFDLVEPLRTLFKDEVRALGASLGLPEEMVWRHPFPGPGLAIRIIGEVNQHNLDILRAADLVARQELTASGLDRDVWQFPVVLLADVRSVGVQGDGRTYGHPVVLRPVSSEDAMTADWSRLPYDLVARISTRITNEVPEVNRVVLDVTSKPPGTIEWE, encoded by the coding sequence ATGACTACGCCGCGCCCCGTTCTGGTGGTTGACTTCGGAGCCCAGTACGCCCAGCTCATAGCCCGTCGGGTGCGCGAGGCGCGGGTCTATTCGGAGATCGTCCCGCATTCGATGTCCGTCGATGAGATGATGCGCCGGAACCCGGCCGCGATCATCCTGTCCGGCGGCCCGTCGAGTGTGTACGAGCCCGGCGCGCCGCAGGTCGACCCGGCCCTGTTCGCGGCGGGCGTGCCGGTCTTCGGCATCTGCTACGGCTTCCAGGCCATGGCCGCGGCGCTGGGCGGCACGGTCAGCCACACCGGCCTGCGCGAGTTCGGGGGCACCTCGGTCGAGGCGCAGCCCGACGCGGGCGTGCTGTTCGCGGGCCTGCCCGCGCGCCAGGACGTGTGGATGAGCCACGGCGACTGCGTGAGCGTCGCCCCGGCCGGGTTCACCGTCACCGCCGCCTCGGCGGGCGCGCCGGTCGCCGCGTTCGAGGACACCTCGCGCGGCTTCGCCGGGGTGCAGTTCCACCCCGAGGTCGCGCACACGCCGTACGGTCAGCGCCTGCTGGAGCGGTTCCTGCACGAGGTGGCCGGGATCGAGCCGGCCTGGACCATGGGCAACATCATCGACGACCAGGTGGCCGCGATCCGCGCCCAGGTCGGCGACGCCGAGGTGATCTGCGGCCTGTCCGGCGGCGTCGACTCGGCGGTGGCCGCGGCGCTGGTGCACAAGGCCGTCGGCGACCAGCTGACCTGCGTCTTCGTCGACCACGGCCTGCTGCGCGCGGGTGAGGCCGAGCAGGTCGAGCGCGACTACGTCGCCGCCACCGGCATCAAGCTGAAGGTCGTCGACGCGGCGGACCGGTTCCTGGGCGCGCTGGCCGGGGTGACCGACCCGGAGACCAAGCGCAAGATCATCGGCCGGGAGTTCATCCGGGTGTTCGAGGCCGCCGCGCGCGAGGTCGCGGCCGGCGGCGACGTGCGCTTCCTGGTCCAGGGCACGCTCTACCCGGACGTGGTCGAGTCCGGTGGCGGCACCGGCACCGCCAACATCAAGAGCCACCACAACGTGGGCGGCCTGCCCGACGACCTCAAGTTCGACCTGGTCGAGCCGCTGCGCACGCTGTTCAAGGACGAGGTGCGGGCGCTGGGCGCGAGCCTCGGCCTGCCCGAGGAGATGGTCTGGCGGCACCCGTTCCCGGGTCCGGGCCTGGCCATCCGCATCATCGGCGAGGTCAACCAGCACAACCTCGACATCCTGCGCGCCGCCGACCTGGTCGCCCGCCAGGAGCTGACCGCCTCCGGCCTCGACCGCGACGTGTGGCAGTTCCCGGTGGTGCTGCTGGCCGACGTCCGCTCGGTCGGCGTGCAGGGCGACGGCCGCACCTACGGCCACCCGGTCGTGCTGCGCCCGGTCTCCAGCGAGGACGCGATGACCGCCGACTGGTCCCGCCTGCCGTACGACCTCGTCGCCCGGATCTCCACCCGCATCACCAACGAGGTCCCCGAGGTCAACCGCGTCGTGCTCGACGTGACGAGCAAGCCCCCGGGCACCATCGAGTGGGAGTGA
- a CDS encoding NUDIX hydrolase produces MTTALQALRRIAAYAVITNDSDQVLLVRASAQSGTPGIWSLPGGAVDHGEHPNDTVVRETAAETGLSIAVTGLRDVLADMRALPHRGVTIHTDRVIYAARVRGGALRERVAQPTDLVRWFDLDECAQLPLRPFTAGALGLSAVAADQLPDEVPDFPSFHAVPGADGLHRAQRFAAYAVVTDRQQRVLLTRISPNYPGAGLWHLPGGGTDYGEQPGSALIRELVEETGQRGHLGELLGVASHRDAASLGPEGYPIDWHGVRAFYRVRVDRATKPKVYDQGGSTAEARWVTPSELGELGPEDVTEVTAEALRAAALPRMPRQV; encoded by the coding sequence GTGACCACCGCGCTACAGGCATTGCGGCGGATCGCCGCGTATGCCGTCATCACCAACGACTCTGACCAGGTGCTTCTGGTCCGAGCCTCCGCGCAGTCCGGCACCCCGGGCATCTGGTCCCTCCCTGGAGGGGCGGTGGACCACGGCGAGCATCCCAACGACACCGTTGTCAGGGAGACTGCCGCCGAGACCGGTCTGAGCATCGCCGTCACCGGCCTGCGCGACGTGCTCGCCGACATGCGGGCACTGCCGCACCGCGGCGTGACCATCCACACCGACCGCGTCATCTACGCCGCGCGGGTGCGCGGCGGAGCGCTGCGCGAACGCGTCGCCCAGCCCACCGACCTGGTGCGCTGGTTCGACCTCGACGAGTGCGCCCAGCTCCCGTTGCGGCCGTTCACCGCGGGGGCGCTCGGGCTGTCCGCCGTCGCCGCGGACCAGCTCCCCGACGAGGTGCCCGACTTCCCGTCGTTCCACGCCGTGCCCGGCGCGGACGGCCTGCACCGCGCGCAGCGCTTCGCGGCGTACGCGGTGGTCACCGACCGGCAGCAGCGCGTGCTGCTGACCCGGATCTCCCCCAACTACCCGGGTGCGGGCCTGTGGCACCTGCCCGGCGGCGGCACCGACTACGGCGAGCAGCCCGGCAGCGCGCTCATCCGCGAGCTGGTCGAGGAGACCGGCCAGCGCGGCCACCTCGGCGAGCTGCTCGGGGTCGCCAGCCACCGCGACGCGGCGTCGCTGGGCCCGGAGGGCTACCCGATCGACTGGCACGGCGTGCGGGCCTTCTACCGGGTCCGCGTCGACCGCGCCACCAAGCCGAAGGTGTACGACCAGGGCGGCTCGACCGCCGAGGCGCGCTGGGTCACCCCCAGCGAGCTGGGCGAACTCGGCCCCGAGGACGTCACCGAGGTGACCGCCGAGGCGCTGCGGGCCGCCGCGCTGCCCCGCATGCCCCGGCAGGTGTGA